From a single Plasmodium coatneyi strain Hackeri chromosome 4, complete sequence genomic region:
- a CDS encoding MFS transporter: protein MKKDDHSQTLSKCKVILGGFLIHCTLGSIYCFSNISIYVISYMKIIGCSNVKYKDSSWVYVLTLIFQCFFGFFGGMLNQHLGPQISVLLGGWLMCLGILLSYFTVFNFYLFLMTYGILCGIGCGIAYPIPLSVAVKRHYDYKGVISGIIFVGRGMAVFLICPLQNYFINRYNYMPDYTPELDLTDDKYFSNLEILNRVPYLFIYEGIVFAVIQFIGACLIADSAEKPNEFLAFNDKNSKILYLDHGGYANKSPKGMSSSFRTLSNTSNFSLRESNSTFINRDFILIWLMVFFNWQAISYTQVFWKIFGLNYLSIDDRSLSFLGAVSSLFNIMGRIFWGFISDLTSFKTALILMSMLMSFLTVTLTLSGLCGKITYCIWVCLIFFCHAGTFSIFPSITAHTFGTRNFGPIFGLLFTARAFSSIINAMLAAVILNNVGNIAMCAVVSISSFISIMLALAF from the exons atgaaaaaggacgACCACTCACAAACGCTGTCAAAATGTAAAGTCATTCTAGGGGGGTTCTTGATACACTGCACGCTGGGCAGCATCTACTGCTTTTCCAATATCAGCATTTACGTCATCTCCTACATGAAGATCATAGGTTGCTCCAATGTAAAGTACAAGGATAGTAGTTGGGTATATGTGCttactttaatttttcagtGTTTTTTTGGATTTTTCGGGGGAATGCTGAATCAGCATTTGGGCCCTCAGATTAGCGTGTTGCTGGGGGGGTGGCTCATGTGCCTGGGGATCCTGCTGTCCTATTTTACCGTGTTCAACTTTTACCTGTTTTTGATGACCTATGGGATTTTATGCGGCATTGGATGTGGTATTGCCTACCCGATTCCGCTCTCCGTGGCGGTGAAGAGGCACTACGACTACAAGGGAGTG ATCAGTGGAATAATCTTCGTGGGGAGAGGCATGGCCGTTTTCCTCATATGTCCCCTCCAGAATTACTTCATAAACAGGTACAACTACATGCCGGATTACACGCCCGAGTTGGATCTTACAGACGACAAGTACTTCAGCAACTTGGAGATCCTTAACCGGGTTCCctatttgttcatttatgAAGGGATCGTTTTTGCAGTCATTCAGTTTATAGGCGCATGTTTGATAGCGGACTCTGCAGAAAAACCAAACGAGTTCTTAGCCTTCAATGATAAGAATAGCAAAATATTATATCTAGACCATGGGGGGTATGCAAATAAAAGTCCCAAAGGAATGTCTAGCTCATTTAGGACTCTGTCTAACACATCTAACTTTTCCCTCAGAGAATCCAACAGTACCTTTATCAATAGAGACTTCATCCTGATATGGCTGATGGTATTTTTCAACTGGCAAGCTATTTCCTATACGCAAgttttttggaaaatatttgGCTTAAATTATCTAAGCATAGATGATAGATCTTTGTCCTTCCTCGGAGCTGTTTCTTCTCTCTTCAACATTATGGGTAGAATTTTCTGGGGATTCATAAGTGACTTAACTAGCTTTAAAACGGCGTTAATTCTGATGAGTATGTTAATGAGTTTTCTAACCGTTACTTTAACACTGTCTGGTTTATGTGGGAAGATTACTTACTGCATTTGGGTTTgccttattttcttttgccATGCTGGgactttttctattttcccttccatcaCTGCACATACCTTTGGCACCCGTAACTTCGGACCCATCTTTGGCCTCCTCTTCACTGCTAGAGCCTTCTCCAGTATCATCAACGCGATGCTCGCTGCCGTCATTTTGAACAACGTTGGGAATATCGCCATGTGTGCAGTCGTCTCCATTTCGTCCTTCATCAGCATCATGTTGGCGCTGGCCTTTTAg